A region from the Aegilops tauschii subsp. strangulata cultivar AL8/78 chromosome 5, Aet v6.0, whole genome shotgun sequence genome encodes:
- the LOC109731868 gene encoding sugar transport protein 7-like, whose amino-acid sequence MAGGMAPLGVKKERAAEYKGQMTLAVAMACVVAAIGGSIFGYDIGISGVNTMDPFLERFFPAVFRRKNLVSLNNYCKYDNQALSAFTSILYLSGQVSTLAAAPVTRNYGRRASIICGGISFLIGAALNAAAVNLTTLILGRVMLGVGIGFGNQAVPLYLSEMAPAHLRGGLNMMFQLATTLGIFSANMINYGTQKIKPWGWRLSLGLVAAPALLMTVGGILLPETPNSLIERGRVEEGRRVLELIRGTADVDAEFTDMAEASELANTIKHPFRNILERRNRPQLVMAVCMPAFQVLTGINSILFYAPVLFQSMGFGASWSLYSSMLTGAVLLFSTLISIATVDRLGRRKLLISGGIQMIVCQVIVAAILAVKFDADKHLSRGCSIAVVFVICLFMLAFGWSWGPLGWTVPSEIFALETRSAGQSITVAVNLFFTFIIAQAFLSLLCAFKFAIFIFFAAWIAVMTAFVYVFLPETKGVPIEQMVLLWSKHGFWKNVMPDMPLEDGWGPGGDRALTDINIHK is encoded by the exons ATGGCTGGCGGCATGGCTCCGCTGGGGGTGAAGAAGGAGAGGGCGGCGGAGTACAAGGGCCAAATGACGCTCGCCGTCGCCATGGCCTGCGTCGTCGCCGCCATCGGGGGCTCCATCTTCGGCTACGACATCGGGATCTCCG GAGTGAACACCATGGACCCGTTCCTCGAGAGGTTCttcccggcggtgttccggcgaaAGAACTTGGTGAGCCTAAACAACTATTGCAAGTACGACAACCAGGCCCTCTCCGCCTTCACCTCCATCCTCTATCTCTCCGGCCAAGTCTCAACACTTGCGGCCGCGCCGGTGACAAGGAACTACGGCCGTCGTGCCAGCATTATCTGCGGCGGCATCAGCTTTCTTATCGGCGCAGCCCTTAACGCGGCGGCTGTGAACCTCACGACGTTAATCCTCGGCCGCGTCATGCTTGGCGTCGGCATCGGTTTCGGCAATCAG GCTGTGCCGCTGTACTTGTCGGAGATGGCGCCGGCGCACCTCCGCGGCGGGCTGAACATGATGTTCCAGCTCGCGACGACGCTTGGCATCTTCTCGGCGAACATGATCAACTATGGCACGCAAAAAATCAAGCCGTGGGGATGGCGCCTCTCGCTCGGCCTCGTGGCAGCACCAGCGCTGCTGATGACGGTCGGCGGGATCCTCCTCCCGGAGACGCCGAACAGCCTCATTGAGCGCGGGCGCGTCGAGGAGGGTCGGCGTGTGCTGGAGCTGATCCGAGGAACCGCGGACGTCGACGCTGAGTTCACGGACATGGCGGAGGCGAGTGAACTGGCCAACACCATCAAGCACCCGTTCCGGAACATCCTCGAGCGGCGCAACCGGCCGCAGCTGgtgatggccgtgtgcatgccgGCGTTCCAGGTCCTAACAGGCATCAACTCCATCCTGTTCTACGCGCCGGTGCTGTTCCAGAGCATGGGCTTCGGCGCCAGCTGGTCCCTCTACTCCTCCATGCTCACCGGCGCCGTGCTCTTGTTCTCCACGCTCATCTCCATCGCCACCGTCGACCGGCTCGGCAGGAGGAAGCTGCTCATCAGCGGCGGCATCCAGATGATCGTTTGCCAGGTGATCGTGGCGGCGATACTGGCGGTGAAGTTCGACGCAGACAAGCACCTATCGCGGGGCTGCTCGATCGCGGTGGTGTTCGTGATCTGCCTCTTCATGCTCGCGTTCGGGTGGTCGTGGGGCCCGCTCGGGTGGACGGTGCCGAGCGAGATCTTCGCCCTGGAGACGCGGTCGGCGGGGCAGAGCATCACGGTGGCCGTCAACCTCTTCTTCACGTTCATCATCGCGCAGGCGTTCCTGTCGCTGCTCTGCGCCTTCAAGTtcgccatcttcatcttcttcgcTGCGTGGATCGCCGTCATGACCGCCTTCGTCTATGTCTTCCTGCCGGAGACCAAGGGCGTGCCCATCGAGCAGATGGTGCTGCTCTGGAGCAAGCACGGGTTCTGGAAGAACGTCATGCCGGACATGCCGCTCGAGGACGGATGGGGACCCGGTGGGGATCGTGCTCTTACCGATATCAACATTCACAAGTGA